Proteins encoded by one window of Phenylobacterium soli:
- a CDS encoding CYTH and CHAD domain-containing protein has product MSGSREIELKFLCAPSDLGAVLAAAPDGDDESRELISVYFDTPDLALQKAGVSLRVRESKGRRVLTMKRGVGLSREEYEAPLEGDQAPTELAPLREILTDGDAAALKPAFNVRVNRRQRLVRYGDSEIELALDQGEVTGGRRASPISEVELELKAGRPEALFELARELSRAAPLYLSFDTKSTRGQALVADQPVVARRKEKVVLGHDCSVGEAFQANARNALAHIAANAQVLREAPTPGAVHQLRVAARRLRSALATFRPVVEDAGYQSVKDELRWLAKAFDQARNLDVFAAEVLEPAQRMANPPAGLPALGEAVEAAREEARKAACETAAGERFRALMIDAVAWVETGDWTRGEAAAEPARDYAARVLAKRLRKLVKRGKSLEARDDAARHEVRIEAKKLRYAAEGFASLFSEKKADRFVGRLKTLQDDLGVLNDIATAETLLAGLDLTPEAAFAAGELEGLRMADKAKTLAAAAKALTRLAADRPFWA; this is encoded by the coding sequence GTGAGCGGGTCTCGGGAAATCGAGCTGAAATTCCTCTGCGCGCCCTCCGACCTGGGGGCGGTCCTGGCCGCGGCGCCGGACGGCGACGACGAGTCCCGCGAACTCATCAGCGTATATTTTGACACCCCCGACCTAGCCCTCCAGAAGGCCGGCGTCTCGCTGCGGGTGCGTGAGAGCAAGGGCCGCCGTGTCCTGACCATGAAGCGCGGCGTCGGACTCTCGCGAGAGGAGTACGAGGCGCCGCTCGAGGGCGACCAGGCCCCGACCGAGCTCGCGCCCCTGCGCGAGATCCTGACCGACGGCGACGCCGCGGCGCTGAAGCCCGCCTTCAATGTCCGGGTCAATCGCCGCCAGCGGCTGGTCCGCTATGGCGACTCCGAGATCGAGCTGGCGCTCGACCAGGGCGAGGTCACCGGCGGCCGCCGCGCCTCGCCGATCAGCGAGGTCGAGCTGGAGCTGAAGGCCGGCCGTCCCGAGGCGCTGTTCGAGCTCGCCCGCGAGCTCTCCAGGGCCGCGCCGCTCTATCTGTCGTTCGACACCAAGTCGACGCGTGGCCAGGCGCTCGTCGCCGACCAGCCGGTGGTCGCCCGTCGCAAGGAGAAGGTGGTGCTCGGCCACGACTGCAGCGTCGGCGAGGCCTTCCAGGCGAACGCCCGCAACGCCCTCGCCCACATCGCGGCCAACGCCCAGGTGCTGCGCGAGGCGCCGACGCCCGGGGCCGTGCACCAGCTGCGCGTCGCCGCCCGCCGCCTGCGCAGCGCGCTGGCCACCTTCCGTCCCGTGGTCGAGGACGCCGGCTACCAGTCCGTGAAAGACGAGCTGCGCTGGCTCGCCAAGGCGTTCGACCAGGCCCGCAATCTCGACGTCTTCGCCGCCGAGGTCCTCGAGCCGGCCCAAAGGATGGCCAACCCGCCCGCCGGCCTACCGGCCTTGGGCGAGGCCGTGGAAGCCGCCCGCGAAGAGGCGCGCAAGGCCGCCTGCGAGACCGCCGCCGGCGAGCGCTTCCGCGCCCTGATGATCGACGCCGTGGCCTGGGTGGAGACCGGCGACTGGACCCGCGGCGAGGCTGCCGCCGAACCGGCCCGCGACTACGCCGCCCGCGTCCTCGCCAAGCGGCTCAGGAAACTCGTCAAGCGCGGCAAGAGCCTGGAGGCCCGCGACGACGCCGCCCGTCACGAGGTGCGCATCGAGGCCAAGAAGCTGCGCTACGCCGCCGAGGGCTTCGCCAGTCTGTTCTCGGAGAAGAAAGCCGACCGCTTCGTCGGCCGCCTCAAGACCCTGCAGGATGACCTCGGCGTGCTCAACGACATCGCCACCGCCGAGACCCTGCTAGCCGGCCTCGACCTTACCCCCGAAGCCGCCTTCGCCGCCGGCGAACTCGAGGGCCTGCGCATGGCCGACAAGGCCAAGACGCTCGCCGCCGCCGCCAAGGCCCTCACCCGCCTCGCCGCCGACCGGCCGTTCTGGGCCTAA
- a CDS encoding PaaI family thioesterase: MPQAAIVQDVGMPFANLMGVEILEREKSRIVGRLTVREDLCTAGGILHGGAYMAFADSLGAIGGFLNLPPGARTTTLESKTNFLGSARVGSRVIGETTPLHIGRRSSVWQTRITAEDGKLLALVTQTQMTVEG; the protein is encoded by the coding sequence ATGCCGCAAGCCGCCATCGTCCAGGACGTCGGCATGCCCTTCGCCAATCTGATGGGCGTGGAGATCCTCGAGCGCGAGAAGAGCCGGATCGTCGGCCGTCTGACCGTGCGCGAAGACCTCTGCACGGCCGGCGGCATCCTGCACGGCGGCGCCTACATGGCGTTCGCCGATTCCCTCGGCGCCATCGGCGGCTTCCTCAACCTGCCGCCGGGGGCGCGCACCACCACGCTCGAGAGCAAGACCAACTTCCTGGGCTCGGCGAGGGTGGGGTCGCGGGTGATCGGCGAAACGACGCCGTTGCACATCGGTCGCCGCTCCAGCGTCTGGCAGACACGGATCACCGCCGAGGACGGCAAGCTGCTCGCGCTCGTCACCCAGACCCAGATGACCGTGGAAGGCTGA
- the rarD gene encoding EamA family transporter RarD, which translates to MTNSSASGDSRLALSAGIGCYLIWGFVPLVFQTIGHMGVGPWEILCHRVLWSLPTAGLLVALAGQGRHLVEALRAPRVFAWLALSSLLIATNWVIYIGAVNTGHVLEASLGYYITPLVNMAAGALLFRERIDRLGYASMALAAVGVAIQAVAMGGLPVISLVLAFSFGGYGIVRKRVAADAQTGFFVECLVVGLPALAYVVWLQRSGAGHFGHGAAVSAWLVAAGPITAIPLVLFAWAARRIPLSAMGFLQFLSPTIGFFIGLAEGEAFTPLRALSFVFIWGGAAVFLWGAWRRARSVRIAVAEATPAE; encoded by the coding sequence ATGACGAACTCGTCGGCGTCCGGCGACTCCCGCCTGGCGCTGTCGGCGGGGATCGGCTGCTACCTCATCTGGGGCTTCGTGCCGCTGGTCTTCCAGACCATCGGCCACATGGGCGTGGGCCCGTGGGAGATCCTCTGCCATCGGGTGCTGTGGAGCCTGCCCACGGCGGGACTGCTGGTGGCGCTGGCCGGCCAGGGCCGCCACCTCGTCGAGGCGCTGAGGGCGCCGCGCGTCTTCGCCTGGCTGGCGCTCTCCTCGCTGCTGATCGCCACCAACTGGGTGATCTACATCGGGGCGGTGAACACCGGCCACGTGCTGGAGGCGAGCCTCGGCTACTACATCACCCCGCTGGTCAACATGGCCGCCGGCGCCCTGCTCTTCCGCGAGCGCATCGACCGGCTGGGCTACGCCTCCATGGCCCTCGCGGCAGTCGGCGTGGCGATCCAGGCGGTGGCCATGGGCGGCCTGCCGGTGATCTCCCTGGTGCTGGCGTTCAGCTTCGGCGGCTATGGCATCGTGCGAAAGCGGGTGGCGGCCGACGCCCAGACCGGCTTCTTCGTGGAGTGCCTGGTGGTCGGCCTGCCGGCCCTCGCCTACGTCGTCTGGCTGCAGCGCAGCGGCGCGGGGCACTTCGGCCACGGGGCGGCGGTGTCGGCGTGGCTGGTGGCGGCCGGACCGATCACCGCCATTCCCCTGGTCCTGTTCGCCTGGGCCGCGCGACGGATCCCGCTCTCGGCCATGGGCTTCCTGCAGTTCCTCTCCCCGACCATCGGCTTCTTCATCGGCCTGGCGGAAGGCGAGGCCTTCACCCCGCTCCGGGCGCTGTCCTTCGTCTTCATCTGGGGCGGGGCGGCGGTCTTCCTGTGGGGCGCCTGGCGCCGGGCGCGCTCGGTGCGGATCGCGGTCGCGGAGGCCACGCCGGCCGAATGA
- the ahcY gene encoding adenosylhomocysteinase, with protein sequence MPDYIVRDIALADWGRKEIEIAETEMPGLMAVRAEFGKDQPLKGARVAGSLHMTIQTAVLIETLQALGAEVRWASCNIFSTQDHAAAAIAVKGTPVFAVKGETLVEYWEYAHKIFEWHDGGYPNLILDDGGDATLLCVLGPKAEKDPSVLDKPQNEEEEALFAVMKRYLKEKPGFYSAIRDSVKGVSEETTTGVHRLYQMAERGELPFPAINVNDSVTKSKFDNLYGCRESLVDAIRRGTDVMLAGKTAVVLGYGDVGKGSAASLRNGGARVMVTEVDPICALQAAMEGYEVVTVDDVADKADIFITATGNKDVLTVDHMRKMKNNAIVANIGHFDSEIQIAGLRNFKWDEIKPQVHHVEFPDGKKIIVLSEGRLVNLGNATGHPSFVMSASFTNQTLAQIELWQHGKKYETKVYTLPKHLDEKVAMLHLEKLGAKLTKLSKDQADYIGVTPQGPFKPDHYRY encoded by the coding sequence ATGCCCGACTACATCGTCAGAGACATCGCGCTCGCCGACTGGGGCCGTAAGGAAATCGAGATCGCCGAGACCGAGATGCCGGGCCTGATGGCCGTGCGCGCCGAGTTCGGCAAGGACCAGCCGCTGAAGGGCGCCCGCGTGGCCGGCTCCCTGCACATGACCATCCAGACGGCGGTGCTGATCGAGACCCTGCAGGCCCTCGGCGCGGAGGTCCGCTGGGCCTCGTGCAACATCTTCTCCACCCAGGACCACGCCGCCGCGGCCATCGCCGTGAAGGGCACGCCGGTGTTCGCCGTGAAGGGCGAGACCCTGGTCGAGTACTGGGAGTACGCCCACAAGATCTTCGAGTGGCACGACGGCGGCTACCCGAACCTGATCCTCGACGACGGCGGCGACGCCACCCTGCTCTGCGTCCTCGGCCCGAAGGCGGAGAAGGATCCCTCGGTCCTCGACAAGCCGCAGAACGAGGAAGAGGAAGCCCTCTTCGCCGTGATGAAGCGCTACCTGAAGGAAAAGCCGGGCTTCTATTCGGCGATCCGCGACAGCGTGAAGGGCGTCTCGGAAGAGACCACCACGGGCGTCCACCGCCTGTACCAGATGGCCGAGCGCGGCGAGCTGCCGTTCCCCGCCATCAACGTCAACGACAGCGTCACCAAGTCGAAGTTCGACAACCTCTACGGCTGCCGCGAGAGCTTGGTGGACGCCATCCGCCGCGGCACCGACGTGATGCTGGCCGGCAAGACCGCCGTGGTCCTCGGCTACGGCGACGTCGGCAAGGGCTCGGCCGCCTCGCTGCGCAACGGCGGCGCCCGCGTCATGGTCACCGAAGTGGACCCGATCTGCGCCCTGCAGGCGGCGATGGAAGGCTATGAGGTGGTCACCGTCGACGACGTCGCCGACAAGGCCGACATCTTCATCACCGCGACGGGCAACAAGGACGTGCTCACCGTCGACCACATGCGGAAGATGAAGAACAACGCCATCGTCGCGAACATCGGCCACTTCGATTCCGAGATCCAGATCGCCGGCCTGCGCAACTTCAAGTGGGACGAGATCAAGCCGCAGGTCCACCACGTGGAATTCCCGGACGGCAAGAAGATCATCGTCCTTTCCGAAGGCCGTCTGGTGAACCTCGGCAACGCCACGGGCCACCCGAGCTTCGTGATGAGCGCCTCCTTCACCAACCAGACGCTCGCCCAGATCGAGCTGTGGCAGCACGGCAAGAAGTACGAGACCAAGGTCTACACCCTGCCCAAGCACCTCGACGAGAAGGTGGCCATGCTCCACCTCGAGAAGCTGGGCGCCAAGCTGACCAAGCTCTCGAAGGACCAGGCGGACTACATCGGCGTCACGCCCCAGGGCCCGTTCAAGCCCGACCACTACCGCTACTGA
- the bioB gene encoding biotin synthase BioB produces the protein MNAPVRPASTLAADPALPRHDWTQAEVEALFELPFTELVFRAAEVHRRWFDPTELQISQLLSVKTGGCPEDCGYCAQSQHFKTGVGASKLMDAETVIAAAAEAKAGGAQRFCMGAAWRDLKDRDLPKVAAMISGVKALGLETCATLGMLSPEQARALKAAGLDFYNHNLDTGPDYYDQVVTTRTYQDRLDTLSAVHEAGLSTCCGGIVGMGETRRDRAGLLRQLAVLPAHPESLPINDLMPIPGTPLGGSEAVDPLEFVRMIAVARLVCPKSVVRIAAGREHMSKELQALCFLAGANSIFVGGRLLTTNNPDRNSDEALLADLKMRPMGTA, from the coding sequence ATGAACGCTCCCGTCCGTCCCGCATCGACCCTCGCGGCGGATCCCGCCCTGCCCCGTCACGACTGGACCCAGGCCGAGGTGGAGGCGCTGTTCGAGCTGCCGTTCACCGAGCTGGTGTTCCGGGCGGCGGAGGTCCACCGCCGGTGGTTCGACCCGACCGAGCTGCAGATCAGCCAGCTGTTGTCGGTGAAGACCGGCGGCTGCCCGGAGGATTGCGGCTACTGCGCCCAGAGCCAGCACTTCAAGACCGGCGTCGGCGCCTCCAAGCTGATGGACGCCGAGACGGTGATCGCCGCGGCCGCCGAGGCCAAGGCTGGCGGGGCGCAGCGCTTCTGCATGGGCGCGGCCTGGCGTGACCTGAAGGACCGCGACCTGCCCAAGGTGGCGGCGATGATTTCGGGCGTGAAGGCGCTGGGGCTGGAGACTTGCGCGACCCTTGGCATGCTGAGCCCCGAGCAGGCGCGGGCCCTGAAGGCGGCCGGCCTCGACTTCTACAACCACAACCTCGACACCGGCCCCGACTACTACGACCAGGTGGTCACCACCCGCACCTACCAGGACCGGCTCGACACCCTTTCGGCGGTGCACGAGGCGGGCCTCTCCACCTGCTGCGGCGGCATCGTCGGCATGGGCGAGACGCGGCGCGACCGGGCCGGGCTGCTGCGCCAGCTCGCGGTGCTGCCCGCCCACCCCGAGAGCCTGCCGATCAACGACCTGATGCCGATCCCCGGAACGCCGCTGGGCGGGTCGGAGGCGGTGGATCCCCTGGAGTTCGTGCGGATGATCGCCGTCGCCCGGCTGGTCTGCCCCAAGTCGGTGGTGCGCATCGCGGCGGGCCGCGAGCACATGAGCAAGGAGCTGCAGGCCCTGTGCTTCCTGGCCGGCGCCAACTCGATCTTCGTCGGCGGGCGGCTGCTGACCACCAACAACCCCGACCGCAACAGCGACGAGGCCCTGCTGGCCGACCTGAAGATGCGGCCGATGGGGACCGCCTGA
- a CDS encoding carbohydrate porin yields MLLAAPAWADDDDPPPAPLALHLRETLDLWRNTRGGLQVGDTQLNKLQLVADFNGTHLGLPGWTARLQYFRANGERLSGGRIGDVQTASNIEALSTDRLMEAWVARRFGRGDLKAGLIDLNAEFDSIGAAGLFLNSSHGIGPDLSKSGLDGPSIFPVSAPGAQARWRPSKRLSLAAAAFGGTPGDLAHPKAFAAARLSARDGALLIGQANWSLGEDARVALGAWRYTASFDRLDRPDLRQHGWAGTYAFVEGPLPVEHVKGWLRAGLTDRGVATVSDYLGGGLTREAPFASRPDDAIGLAVGRAGLGGPARRAAGLPAAETTVELTYRYQLSHALAVQPDLQYVRHPASRAGLPDALAVGLRLSFGLDRTFGAPADAPGPTR; encoded by the coding sequence GTGCTGCTGGCCGCGCCCGCCTGGGCCGACGACGACGATCCGCCGCCTGCGCCCCTCGCCCTCCACCTGCGCGAAACCCTCGACCTCTGGCGCAACACCCGCGGCGGTCTGCAGGTGGGCGACACTCAGCTCAACAAGCTCCAGCTCGTCGCCGACTTCAACGGGACGCACCTCGGCCTGCCGGGCTGGACTGCGCGCCTGCAGTATTTCCGCGCCAACGGCGAGCGCCTCAGCGGCGGCCGCATCGGCGACGTCCAGACCGCCAGCAACATCGAAGCCCTCAGCACCGACCGGCTGATGGAGGCCTGGGTCGCCCGCCGGTTCGGGCGCGGCGACCTGAAGGCGGGCCTGATCGACCTCAACGCCGAGTTCGACTCGATCGGCGCGGCCGGCCTGTTCCTCAACAGCTCGCACGGCATCGGGCCGGACCTGTCCAAGAGCGGGCTCGACGGCCCGTCGATCTTCCCGGTGAGCGCGCCGGGCGCCCAGGCGCGATGGCGGCCCTCGAAGCGCCTGTCGCTCGCCGCGGCGGCGTTCGGCGGCACGCCCGGCGACCTCGCCCACCCCAAGGCCTTCGCTGCTGCGCGCCTATCGGCCCGGGACGGCGCCCTGCTGATCGGCCAGGCCAACTGGAGCCTCGGCGAGGATGCGCGCGTCGCGCTCGGCGCCTGGCGCTACACCGCCAGCTTCGACCGCCTCGACCGGCCGGACCTGCGCCAGCATGGCTGGGCCGGGACCTATGCCTTCGTCGAGGGGCCGCTGCCGGTGGAGCATGTGAAGGGGTGGCTGCGCGCCGGCCTCACCGACCGCGGCGTCGCGACGGTGTCGGACTACCTGGGCGGCGGGCTCACCCGCGAGGCCCCGTTCGCCAGCCGGCCCGACGACGCCATCGGCCTCGCCGTCGGGCGGGCGGGCCTGGGCGGACCGGCGCGGCGGGCGGCGGGCCTGCCGGCGGCCGAGACCACCGTCGAACTCACCTATCGCTACCAGCTCAGCCACGCCTTGGCCGTGCAGCCGGACCTGCAGTACGTCCGCCATCCGGCCTCGCGCGCGGGCCTGCCGGACGCCCTGGCCGTGGGCCTGCGCCTCAGCTTCGGCCTCGACCGCACCTTCGGGGCGCCCGCTGACGCGCCCGGCCCGACGCGCTAG
- a CDS encoding PfkB family carbohydrate kinase — protein sequence MPVALILSSFVAASRIGGAAQQYVLAAHRIDPVLAPTVMFGRSPATGAAGEVTSPAVLRRMLADIEADAMFGMLDLVITGHFSSAAQVEIAANLLERVRLGAERRPMLIVDPIMGDAPKGLYVKPEVAEAVADRLVPLADWITPNLWELGRLAGTEVVGAEDAVAVTRGLGRPALITSVPARDGEIGILLVDAAQAVLIAHPRLDQAPNGTGDLVTACFGAALLAGEAPAAAAERAARAAAEAVAASRARRSADLPLVAIADRLVNPTAAVRVERL from the coding sequence ATGCCGGTGGCGCTCATCCTCTCGTCCTTCGTGGCGGCCAGCCGGATCGGCGGCGCGGCCCAGCAGTATGTGCTGGCCGCCCACCGCATCGATCCGGTGCTGGCGCCCACGGTCATGTTCGGCCGCAGCCCGGCCACGGGGGCGGCGGGCGAGGTGACCTCGCCGGCGGTGCTGCGCCGGATGCTCGCCGACATCGAGGCCGACGCCATGTTCGGCATGCTCGACCTCGTCATCACCGGCCATTTCTCCTCCGCCGCCCAGGTGGAGATCGCCGCCAACCTTCTGGAGCGGGTGCGGCTCGGCGCCGAGCGGCGGCCGATGCTCATCGTCGATCCGATCATGGGCGACGCGCCTAAGGGCCTCTATGTCAAGCCGGAGGTGGCCGAGGCCGTCGCCGACCGCCTCGTCCCGCTCGCCGACTGGATCACGCCGAACCTCTGGGAGCTCGGCCGGCTGGCCGGAACCGAGGTCGTGGGCGCCGAGGACGCCGTCGCCGTGACGCGCGGGCTCGGCCGCCCCGCCCTGATCACCTCGGTCCCTGCCCGCGACGGCGAGATCGGCATCCTGCTGGTCGACGCGGCGCAGGCGGTCCTGATCGCCCATCCCAGGCTCGACCAGGCGCCGAACGGCACGGGCGATCTCGTCACCGCCTGTTTCGGCGCGGCCCTCCTCGCCGGCGAGGCGCCGGCCGCCGCCGCCGAGCGGGCCGCCCGCGCCGCCGCCGAGGCGGTCGCGGCCTCCCGCGCCCGGCGCTCGGCCGACCTGCCGCTGGTGGCGATCGCCGACCGGCTGGTGAACCCCACCGCCGCGGTGCGGGTTGAACGGCTCTGA
- a CDS encoding acylphosphatase has protein sequence MRIAVRLEIEGRVQGVGYRWWTVRQARALGLAGWVRNRADGSVEALVVGAPEAVEALVAACATGPAAAEVRAIRRHAAQDEGHDGFEERATL, from the coding sequence ATGCGCATCGCCGTCCGGCTGGAGATCGAGGGTCGCGTCCAGGGCGTCGGCTACCGTTGGTGGACGGTGCGCCAGGCCCGTGCGCTGGGTCTTGCCGGATGGGTCCGCAACCGCGCCGATGGCTCGGTCGAGGCGCTGGTGGTCGGCGCGCCTGAGGCCGTCGAGGCTCTTGTCGCGGCCTGCGCCACCGGGCCGGCCGCCGCCGAGGTGCGTGCGATCCGCCGCCATGCGGCGCAGGACGAAGGCCACGACGGCTTCGAGGAAAGGGCGACGCTCTAG
- a CDS encoding serine hydrolase domain-containing protein, with protein sequence MVEIEGSADPRFGGVKDAFAANFAAGEELGCRFTLVEAGETVVDLWAGHADRARTIAFDQRTLTPVFSTTKAIAALLIARLVDQGKLAYDQTIASVWPEFAQAGKGAITVEQAMSHQEGLSGFPDRMDPADWFDWDLICARLAAMTPLWPPGTASGYHPITFGYIAGEIFRRVEGRTMGVALREDLAEPFGLDLWIGLPDAEFDRVAELQRPSALPAFGQLNPATRAAFLTPWSSPAGRGQAEWRRMEIPSANGHATAEALARLMGALADDGWLEGETILSPALIAEASRERIRGQDLVLPFEMSWAAGFMRNAAVHPWGPGDETFGHSGWGGSCAFADPQRKLGGAYVMNKQSTQLLGDDRPRRLIEAVYASL encoded by the coding sequence ATGGTCGAGATCGAGGGCTCCGCCGACCCACGCTTCGGCGGTGTCAAAGACGCCTTCGCGGCCAACTTCGCGGCCGGCGAGGAACTCGGCTGCCGCTTCACCCTTGTGGAGGCCGGCGAGACGGTGGTCGACCTGTGGGCCGGCCACGCCGACCGGGCGCGGACCATCGCCTTCGACCAGCGCACCCTGACGCCGGTGTTCTCGACCACCAAGGCCATCGCCGCCTTGCTGATCGCCCGCCTGGTCGACCAGGGAAAGCTCGCCTACGACCAGACCATCGCCTCGGTCTGGCCGGAGTTCGCGCAAGCCGGAAAGGGCGCGATCACCGTCGAGCAGGCGATGTCTCACCAGGAGGGCCTCTCGGGCTTTCCTGACAGGATGGACCCGGCCGACTGGTTCGACTGGGACCTGATCTGCGCCCGCCTGGCCGCCATGACGCCGCTCTGGCCGCCGGGCACGGCGAGCGGCTATCACCCGATCACCTTCGGCTACATCGCCGGCGAGATCTTCCGCCGCGTCGAGGGCCGGACGATGGGCGTGGCCCTGCGCGAGGACCTCGCCGAGCCGTTCGGGCTCGATCTCTGGATCGGCCTGCCGGACGCCGAGTTCGACCGCGTCGCCGAGCTCCAGCGGCCCAGCGCCCTGCCCGCCTTCGGCCAGCTCAATCCCGCCACCCGCGCCGCCTTCCTGACGCCATGGTCCTCGCCCGCGGGGCGCGGCCAGGCCGAGTGGCGGCGCATGGAGATCCCCTCCGCCAACGGCCACGCCACCGCCGAGGCGCTCGCTCGGCTGATGGGCGCGCTCGCCGACGACGGCTGGCTGGAGGGCGAGACCATCCTGTCGCCCGCCCTGATCGCCGAGGCTTCGCGCGAGCGGATCCGCGGCCAGGACCTCGTCCTGCCGTTCGAGATGAGCTGGGCCGCCGGCTTCATGCGCAACGCCGCCGTCCATCCCTGGGGCCCGGGCGATGAGACCTTCGGCCACTCCGGCTGGGGCGGCTCCTGCGCCTTCGCCGACCCGCAGCGCAAGCTCGGCGGCGCCTATGTGATGAACAAGCAGTCGACCCAGCTTCTGGGCGACGACCGGCCGCGCCGGCTGATCGAGGCGGTCTACGCCAGCCTCTAG
- a CDS encoding aspartate-semialdehyde dehydrogenase yields MGYRVAVVGATGNVGREMLNILEEVNFPVDKIHAIASRKSIGQLVSFGEHNIACEDVEQFDFSTVDLVLMSVSGSFSKEWSPKIGAAGPIVIDNSSAWRMDPDVPLIVPEVNPDDVEWADRKNIIANPNCSTAQLVVALKPLHDRAKIKRVVVATYQSVSGAGKEGMDELWDQTKGVFVLGPSEPKKFPKQIAFNVIPFIGSFRDDGYTDEEAKMWDETHKMIDPDIKLTVTCVRVPVMVGHSEAVNIEFESPLDEDEAREILREAPGLVVIDKHEPTGYITPKEAQGEFPVFVSRIRNDPTVEHGLSLWVVADNLRKGAALNAVQIAELLHQRGLIRQAALA; encoded by the coding sequence ATGGGCTACCGGGTGGCCGTCGTCGGCGCCACGGGCAATGTGGGCCGCGAGATGCTGAACATCCTCGAGGAAGTGAACTTCCCCGTGGACAAGATTCACGCGATCGCGTCGCGCAAGTCCATCGGGCAGCTGGTCTCCTTCGGCGAGCACAACATCGCCTGCGAGGACGTCGAGCAGTTCGACTTCTCGACCGTCGACCTCGTGCTGATGAGCGTCTCCGGCTCGTTCTCCAAGGAATGGTCGCCGAAGATCGGCGCCGCCGGCCCGATCGTCATCGACAATTCCTCGGCCTGGCGGATGGACCCCGACGTGCCGCTGATCGTGCCGGAGGTGAATCCGGACGACGTCGAGTGGGCCGATCGCAAGAACATCATCGCCAACCCGAACTGCTCGACCGCCCAGCTCGTCGTGGCCCTGAAGCCGCTGCACGACCGGGCGAAGATCAAGCGCGTGGTGGTGGCGACCTACCAGTCGGTCTCCGGGGCCGGCAAGGAAGGCATGGACGAGCTGTGGGACCAGACCAAGGGCGTCTTCGTCCTCGGCCCGTCCGAGCCCAAGAAGTTCCCCAAGCAGATCGCCTTCAACGTCATCCCCTTCATCGGCTCGTTCCGCGACGACGGCTACACCGACGAGGAAGCCAAGATGTGGGACGAGACGCACAAGATGATCGATCCCGACATCAAGCTCACCGTCACCTGCGTGCGCGTGCCGGTGATGGTCGGCCACTCCGAGGCGGTGAACATCGAGTTCGAAAGCCCGCTCGACGAGGACGAGGCCCGCGAGATCCTGCGCGAGGCGCCGGGCCTGGTGGTGATCGATAAGCACGAGCCCACCGGCTACATCACGCCCAAGGAAGCCCAGGGCGAGTTCCCGGTGTTCGTCTCGCGCATCCGCAACGACCCGACGGTCGAGCACGGCCTGTCCCTCTGGGTGGTGGCGGACAACCTGCGCAAGGGCGCGGCGCTCAACGCGGTGCAGATCGCCGAGCTTCTCCACCAGCGCGGCCTCATCCGCCAAGCCGCGCTCGCCTAG
- a CDS encoding flotillin family protein, with the protein MATDVDLQAGLSRLFRLGMELAERIQQDAMEAEQPETRAKLAAAFHRISRSVRQTAALKLRLEREAKRAVREDQAAVRADRERQVDLRKTRIKARVEQLIWTEYEGEDADRRESILEDLLDADALEDDFLDLSPEAEIARLCMDLGLPSPPAGEGGGRSPTDEGSMIPSTAAQDRDAFDAAPLLPQGEKEDPG; encoded by the coding sequence ATGGCGACCGACGTCGATCTCCAGGCTGGCCTGAGCCGTCTCTTCCGTCTCGGGATGGAATTGGCCGAGCGCATCCAGCAGGACGCCATGGAGGCCGAGCAGCCGGAGACCCGCGCCAAGCTCGCTGCCGCCTTCCACCGCATCTCCCGCTCCGTCCGTCAGACCGCGGCCCTCAAGCTGCGCCTCGAACGCGAGGCCAAGCGCGCGGTCCGCGAGGACCAGGCGGCGGTGCGCGCCGACCGTGAGCGCCAGGTCGACCTGCGCAAGACCCGCATCAAAGCCCGGGTCGAACAGCTCATCTGGACCGAGTACGAAGGCGAGGACGCCGACAGGCGCGAAAGCATCCTCGAGGACCTCCTCGACGCCGACGCCCTCGAAGACGACTTCCTGGACCTGTCCCCCGAAGCCGAGATCGCCAGGCTCTGCATGGACCTGGGCCTGCCTTCTCCCCCTGCGGGAGAAGGTGGCGGGCGAAGCCCGACGGATGAGGGGTCGATGATCCCTTCCACCGCCGCTCAAGACCGCGACGCCTTCGACGCCGCCCCCCTTCTCCCGCAAGGGGAGAAGGAAGACCCCGGCTGA